From the Triticum urartu cultivar G1812 chromosome 4, Tu2.1, whole genome shotgun sequence genome, the window tcattctgactggttctcttggaccccacttaacagtacggtggttcctatgactcaacaaaggaaaaacagaactacgaaagatctaagtcttcgagctccataggcttcatgtgatgtcttctcttgtcatagtcttcaatgagaatatcttcataaaccacctttgacatcaatgtcttcatacatttttaggggtcatctctggtaggaaaacagaatcaatgagggacttctacctgtgttatcctgcaattctcacaaacacattagtccctcaactaggtttgtcatcaatactccaaaaccaactaggggtggcactagatgcacttacactaggtgaaccagatattagacagagatactattcattgcttcctcgatatgttccccacaactaatttaaaactcaagtttgaacattaatttggacctgacttaGAGTCTAAGAGGTAAACAAGACAATAAAGTAGGAGGTAActttaagcaatgcataacataagcataaataaaagagtgtgacctctcttgtggatctgtgtactcctcaggttcatctgctgagtcgatgatggtgatgccgttGCGGTGGGTACCGGTGGCAGAGAAGGAGATCTGAGGTGGCGAAAGATGGCCATGAGTCATGATGTCTAGTTTGGTGGATGCTTCTATCGATGTAGCAGCTCAGGTAAGGTGGACGACCTCGTGgtaggagcaggacaaaccacacaaagtttccTTCGACACCTACTTGTAACTAAAGTAATTCTataagggctcatttggcttgcatggTTCTAAAAACGaagggataggaaaaacaccggaataggataggaatgcacatggtaaacagagcatttgtaaacacaGGGTTTCTGTCAACTagggtgtttggttcacaggaattggaagagcagaggaatgcaaagaaacatggccaaagtaaagtgaaaccatatgaaagtgtgtacagttagaatgtgattctgccactaacgcacttggtcttgttttcatgcataggatttcgaaaagtaggtccaggtggatgtttcgctccattcctttcaacaaaatgcatgaataattgcaTAGTAGAGTGgcataggaaaatttcctattgctatgttttttTGTTGAAcaaaaatagccctaatggatcgacatgaatgtagagtaataagtgatgcaacaagtgtacaacctctttgtcgtagccgtgtcgacctcagcatcattgggtcgTCGGAGGTgcggaggaagatctgaggaatccgTAGACGgtgtccagggcactgctctattgTAATGGAtagttctgtcgttggagcagctccggtgagtcgtaagacgtcaaggctgaagcaacACAAGACAGACATCCTTAATCTTAAGTGgtattctaatagcatctccaataaatgatgtaaaatagatgtaaaatttacatcaccaaaaagcaCCTGAATACAACAGACGGGGTAAAGActattgactctgaacttaactatcgaaacggAAATTTATTGTGGAATCTAAATATTACtttcgaaactgaacgcaatggtagaagagaggcacttgacatgtagtttagggagggcctgcagttcatcttcaacctgcaccccccaagtcgccagccaccactggccgaaccgccggcccctgCGCCACCTCGCCGCCTCAAAACAACTCCCCACCGCAAGTCCGCCGCCCCGAAACAATTCCCCACCGACGGTCCGCCGCCGTCCTGGCtagccctctagcccccccctCGCGCTGAGCTTTTTCTCTTGCGATCCCCACGCCACTGCCCCACCACCGCGCCCCCCCACCGCCGGTgtccaccgcccccaccctgaaccctaaggtAGATTGTGTGgcacctctccggcgagccccctccccgatgcgggtggttcttccttaactccggcgagccccccacccccagaaaatcgactgacccaaaagtcaattcagtggactaaagtgtagctaaatcggagaagagcagcagcacgagcgatgggggagaagcagcagcagcgcgagcaagcgagagccagagcagtagcagcagcgcgagcgagtgagagccggagcagcagcaacTGGGCGAGcaagcgagcgagagccggagcagcagcagcaggtccggctggtatggacgccgccgacgaaggggcctcgcactgggggagagccgccgtggagatgtcgcccgcagggtcggcttcaaggtagccgctccatgggggtgcgggatggagcaccgtcggcgtcGGGAAGTCAAATTAAGGAGAAGGTGCAATGCGATGAGtatacaacctctttggtggcgccgaataggcctcggcttcgtccgaggagtcgatgaggatgctgcggttccgatGGAGCAgattaaggcggcgctgtggggatggagcagccgcgatagatgaGGTGATCGTctgagcagctccttggaggtggaggacggggcggctgaaccggtgggacgacgagatggacgaGGGATCCTCATCTGGggtggtggatgagggacgtcgagctgttgcggtggacgatgtcgtcgagctgttgcggtggcaGACGAAGGAGGGCGGGGTTTcacggctggagcggagaggttatggcggcctgggatttcgaatggcaaaaaggaggcgatgagagggggaaccatgacttcgggatgcgcttgtccaaaatgtacggtgtgttacaaaagtacctccaccgatttgaactagcagccctttcggctcaggttagaagggggatttcgtgtgtcgggatttggcagctggaggaaGTTTTCAcgtgcgttgtaatttcgggacaGCAAGGTGTGGGTTGTGAAGGCgtcagttttgggagcacgatatctgaattgtcgggatataacaaggcgcaggttgaatatagggacaagcctaacgtatAATATTGttcttgtacgtaccaaatcaattcgcactttcctcaacaaaaaaacaaaaaataaaaataaaactattcacaccacacaaagagagagtcttgtcccgttttactatacaaaatctttccctaataataaaccaCGGATTGAGTCTGGCAGGTTCACCGTCGCGCCCTTTTTGCAAAATAGTCCCTGATGTTTTTGGTATTCAACCCACAGTCCTCTTTTAAGTGGATAAACTGAGAAAACGTTTCAGTTTTACAAAAGGACCCTGCATTTTGAAGTATTCAGCCCGTGGTCCTCTTTTAGTTGGATAATTTGCACGGAGGGGCAAGCGCTgcgcgaagaagaggaagataGAGCGAGTAGCGAGCGGAGCTGCTGGCGGCGGAGGAGATCCTCACAGGCGGTGGGGGCGTGGACATGGAAGCTCCGGCGGTGGATGAGCATGGTGGCTGGGAACCTCCAGTTcgaatagagagagagagaacggGATGGAGGAAGGAGAGaacaagaggaagaagagggagaggaggaaGGCAGGTCGGCGTTGGGTACCTGGTTCCGTCGGGAGTCGCTGGCGTCGAGGTGGCGGGGCGAGGCAGGGGTCGGGCGCTAGCTCTCGCAATCCATACGGGTTCGAGGCAGGGCGTGGGCGGCTCGGGCGCGCCACGCATGGAGTCTTGTGGGGCGTGGGTCGTTCGACCGATCTGGATGATTCTCCATCAGTTCTGGTTCCCCACCATGGCTACGGGCGCCTCTCGCCCTCTCCGTTctgcactcctcctcctccaattTAGGTGTGCGGCCATAGCTAAGGGCCGCCTCCTCCTATCCATCCTTCCAATCTGGAGCATAGGTGGAGAGCCTGGTTGTGCGCGGCGGAGATGGCGCCCCGCGTCGGTGCCCCGTAATCCTACACGGAGCTCTGTCGAGGCCATGACATCCCCACCCAGGTATAGGCGCACATTGATCTAAAAAAGGCACCAACCCAATTGAACCTCTCCCTTGACCCTTTCTTCTTCATCTTCCAATCTCCTCTGTTATCAAGTTCTAACAGTACATCAATCCAAGCAACTCTTTTTAGATTAATTAAGGAATCAATATCACGATGGTGCATGCTTGATGCAGCAGAGGATCACAGGTGTATTGCCGGTAGTTTCAATTTAGCCAGGCGGTTGCCATCATCGTTAGACTTCACTGGAAGAACTGCAATGGCTCTTTGTTCCAGCCATATCCGATCTCCCGAGCCAGAGCTTTCAGGTCACTACAACACACTGTTTTCACGTCGCATCGCACCAGCTCCTGGTGAGTTTGCTCACTTGAGTCATAATAGAGGGAGTAAGAATGTCAGAAGGGAGAAGAACAAAAAATCATGTTGTCAGAGACGACATCCAAACCATTTTGTGTGTGTTGGAGTGATTGAACCTTGTCAATCAGAGCTGACATCGCGTCTCCTTCCTCGTACATAATTTTTGGGTAGTTGTGCATCTATATTCCATTCTGTACACCAAGAGATTATGTTGTTTTCCTATTACAAAATTGAACTATGTAAGACATTGCTATTTACTGAAGCAGTTACGATCTAGTACATCGTTATCATTCTCAACAACTTCATAGTAAGCCAGTACAGATTGAGATCTGACAACTATTGCTTATCTGCATTCAAGTTAGCTCAATTGTTCTGACATGCAATCTTATTTTCCTCTCGTGTTTATTCTTGAGACATTTTACAGAAATATAAATAGCAGGCAAGCAATCAGGTTGATCAGAGCCAGACAGTTCACTGCAGTAAGCAATGCAATGTAAGAGCATATGTTGTCATTAAAATTCCATTCAAGAAGGATTTCATATGTGTGTGTTAATCACTTTGGTGCATTTATCGATAAATGATTTATTGGCCATCTACCAATAAATCGGTTGAGCTCCTCGAGGCAAAAACCTCCAAATTTATGGCAAAATTCATCCTTGTGCTGGATTACAAGCACTTATGTTGTGTACATTTCCGTGGGCAGAAGGATCAGTTGGTTGGTTATGAGTTTTGTGCTTGGTAATTTTTCAGATCGTGGCAGATTGTTATCGCTAGCAATGACTCACTGATCTCTGATGTGGCTCTCAATAGTGATGCATTACAAAATGGACCGATCCATCATCGTTAATCTACTGCTGTCGGCTTCTTCTGAGCTACTAATATCAGGTTGTTTTATTTATGTTGAGTGGTTTAAGCTTCAAGGATGCAACTgaaatgtgatcaagtggttgttCTCAACTTCTCATTCAGTTCATCCTGATAATCTGGCTAGAGAACTGTATATCAGTTTATTAATGTAGTTTATGTGTGAATCCTGCAAGTCGTCATGTTCAATTGTGGTGTCATGTAGAATTTGTATTAATCCTAGTGAGTGCAAACTATAGGGTTAGTTGTGTTTGATGTTGAATCCCTGATGATCACATTGTCAGAAAATTATTCCTGGTTTCCTTTCTGTTAGTCAGTTTTAAGTGTGAATGGTACAAGTCATATTATTTGATTGTTCTTTTGTTATCGAATCTGCCCGAGCATATTGTCCACAAACTATATTTCTTTTCAATATGTCAGTCTTATTTCAGTGATTGTTTTGTTAATGTTTAAATTAGCTACATTAAAACTAAAATCATATGGGAAACAGTGCGATTTACAAGGACTCTTTGGGGAGATACTTTGCAACTGTGGAACAGCAATAAATCATGTAAGTTACGTCGCGGAGATGGGCTACTTAGTTGATCTCAACCATTTTTCAATTCACTTTTAATCTGAAAAACTATACCTGATACTGATCATGACTTCTTTAGGTTCTGAGTACTTAGATTGAAAACATCAAGACAATATTTTATATTGCAGTGGGGTTGGCTGCTGTATTATGGATGATTTGGAGATTTTTGAATGAGGCATGTTTTGAGAATAAAAGCGGTGTCTGATACTTTTGTTCTGATTCATGTGGTTTGTTATTTGGTTAAACTCAAGCTAAATTTTGCAGATTAGCGCTGATTTGGGGAGTAAAGCTCTTCGAGCAAGTGACAAATCAAGTCTTTCAAGCTTCTCAAAGATGGTGACCTGGAGTGGTTTGACTGGAAGCTTAAAAGCAATTAAAGTGAAGAGAGGAATCAAACTTTTAAAGCCACTCTTGCCATTTGTGGACTGTTCCTGCTTGTTGGTGACTGCTTTTGCGAGTATGTTCACTCTCATCTAGCGATGAATTTTTTTGCTTCTGTTGTGCAGCTGCTGAAAGGGCAAACCCCA encodes:
- the LOC125551256 gene encoding uncharacterized protein LOC125551256 isoform X2, with translation MEAPAVDEHGGWEPPVRIERERTGWRKERTRGRRGRGGRQVGVGYLVPSGVAGVEVAGRGRGRALALAIHTGSRQGVGGSGAPRMESCGAWVVRPIWMILHQFWFPTMATGASRPLRSALLLLQFRCAAIAKGRLLLSILPIWSIGGEPGCARRRWRPASVPRNPTRSSVEAMTSPPRNINSRQAIRLIRARQFTAVSNAILALIWGVKLFEQVTNQVFQASQRW
- the LOC125551256 gene encoding uncharacterized protein LOC125551256 isoform X1, with the translated sequence MEAPAVDEHGGWEPPVRIERERTGWRKERTRGRRGRGGRQVGVGYLVPSGVAGVEVAGRGRGRALALAIHTGSRQGVGGSGAPRMESCGAWVVRPIWMILHQFWFPTMATGASRPLRSALLLLQFRCAAIAKGRLLLSILPIWSIGGEPGCARRRWRPASVPRNPTRSSVEAMTSPPRNINSRQAIRLIRARQFTAVSNAISWQIVIASNDSLISDVALNSDALQNGPIHHR